AGCAGAAAGGCGATGTCGACCAGCGACAGATCCGGCTCGCGCAGATAATCGCGCGCCAGGCCGTAGCGGGTCTGGTCCAGCACGGCCTGGAAGCTGGTGCCCGCGTCGGCCAGCTTGCGCTGCAAGGTGCGCGGCGTGACGGCCAGTGCGGCGGCAACGCTGGCCAGCCGGGCCGAGCCCTGGCGCAAGCCCGCGACGATGGCCGCGTGCACTTGCGCCTCGATGCCGGCGCCGCTTCCCGCTGCGGCCTGGCGCTGCGCCAGCAACTGTTCCGCATGCTGGCACAGCACGGGGTACAGGCTGACGTCGGCGTTCGGCACGGGCCAGTCCAGCAATTGCGCGTCGAAGGTGGCCGTGTTGGCGGCGGCGTTGAAGGCGGGCAGGCTGCCCAGCACGCGCACGTATTCGCCGCGGTGCGTGGCGTGGCGCAGCAGCTCGCCGCCGCCATCATGGGTGAATGCCAGTTTGGCCGGCGGCAGCGGCATGCCCGCCAGCCAGTCGCCGCTGACTTTGACGCCGGCAAAGACGCTGTCGACCAGGTGCCGGCTGGCGCCCGGGTAATTGCTGGCCCAGCGGTAGTGCGCGATGGCGCCGTCGCGCTGCAGCGTCGAGCGGCCCAGGTCGTGCGCCAGCCGTTCGTAGCGGGCCGTCTGTTCCAGCGCCTGGCCCACGTTCTTGCAACTGAGTAAAATCAAGCCGTAGGCGCTGTAGGTACCCATGCGTACGCGCTGGCCCACGTGCAGGCCGAAATGCGCGTCGCCCGCCAGCTTTGCGCCCGCATCGAGCAAGCGCACGTAGTCGCGCGCGGCCAGGCTGGTCGCGGACGCTTCCAGGCTGTGCGGCGGCACGCCTGCCGCTTGCGCCAGGGTGGCTGCCGCGATGCCGTGCGCGCCGGCCGCTTCGAGCAGCGGCAGCAGATAGGCGCCGGCGACACGGCCGTCAGTACTTGTCATGATGGAACAATGCGATTGTCATGAAAAACCAATACCCTTGGCCTGTGGCGGCATATTCTGTTGAGAAGGCAAGGACAGTATAGCAAGCCGCCGTGGCGCGCAACTGGCCAAACACAGGGGATGTCAATGCAACGCTGGAATGGCTGGGGAGATGACGGCATCACGTATGCGCTGAGCGGGGAGGCGCTGGCATTCCTGGGCGAGCGCCTGGGGCCGGGCAGCGCCATTGCCGATGCCACCTTCGATGACGCCTGCGCCCAGGTGCCCGCGTCGCGCCTGGCGCCGCATCCGCTGGTCGATACCTTGCCTGCCACGCGGGTGCGCCATGCGCTCGGTCAAAGCCTGCCCGACTGGTTCAAATTGCGCCACGGCCGCATCGGTGCCGTGCCCGATGGCGTGGCCTTTCCCGACAGCGCGCTGCAGGTGCGCCAGCTGCTCGACTACGCGCGCCAGGCTTGCGTGGCCGTGATACCGCACGGTGGCGGCACCAGCGTGGCCGGGCATTTGACGGTGGCGGCGGGGTCGCGTCCCGTGCTGGCGCTGAGCCTTCGGCGTTTGTCTGCGCTGGGCCACCTGGACCGCGAAGCGCAGCTGGCCACGTTTGGCGCGGGCGTGTATGGCCCCGACCTGGAAGCGCAGTTGCGCGCGCAGGGCTATACCCTGGGCCATTATCCGCAGTCGTTCGAATATTCCACCCTGGGCGGCTGGATCGCCACGCGCTCGTCGGGCCAGCAATCGCTGCGCTATGGCCGCATCGAGCAGCTGTTCGCGGGCGGCGAGGTGGAAACGCCGTCCGGCACCCTGACGATTCCCACGTTTCCCGCGTCGGCGGCCGGCATCGACCTGCGCGAAATGGTGCTCGGCTCCGAGGGGCGGCTGGGCATCCTGACGCAGGCCACGGTGCGCATCTCGCCGCTGCCGCCCTACGAAGCATTCCATGCCGTGTTTTTCGCCGACTGGGGCCAGGCACAGGGGGCGGTGCGGACGCTGGCCCAGTCGCGCCTGCCCCTGTGCATGCTGCGCCTGTCGAACGCGCTCGAAACGCAAACCATGCTGACCCTGGCCGGGCATAAAAAACTGGTGGGACTGCTGGAACGCTATTTGTCCCTGCGCGGCTGCGGTGAAGGCAAGTGCATGCTGATGCTGGGCGTCAGCGGAGAGGCCGGCCCCGCGCGCGCGGCCCTGCGCGGCGCGCTGGCGCTGGCGCGGCGGCACAAGGGCGTGCACGTGGGACGCCACATGGGCGATAAATGGAAGCAGGGGAGATTTCGCAACGTCTACCTGCGCAATGGCGCCTGGGAACACGGCTATGTCATCGACACGGTGGAAACGGCCGTCGACTGGCCCCGCGTGACGGCCATGATGGCGGCGCTGGAGCAGGCGGGCACCGATGCGCTGGCCGCGCACGGCGAGCGGGTGCACGTCTACACGCACCTGTCGCACGTGTATGCGCAGGGCGCCAGCGTCTACACCACCTATGTGTACCGGCTGGGGCCCACGTACGAGGACAACATGGCGCGCTGGCGTACCTTGAAACGCGCGGCCGGCGCCGCCATCGTCGCCAACGGCGGCACCATCAGCCACCAGCATGGCGTGGGCACGGACCACGCGCCGTGGCTGGTGGCCGAAAAGGGAGAACTGGGCATCGCCGCCATGCGCGCGCTGCTGCGCCAGTTCGACCCGCAGGGCATGATGAACCCGGGCAAACTGCTGCCTGACGCGGGAATCGGATTGTGAACAGGGCGGATTTGCCCGGCATCCTGGCGCGCGAGTGGGAGGTGCTGGTCGTCGGCGGCGGCATCACGGGCGCCGGCATCCTGCTCGAAGCGGCGCGGCGCGGCTTGACGGCCCTGCTGGTGGAGCAGCGCGATTTCGCCTGGGGCACGTCGAGCCGCTCCTCGAAGCTGGTGCATGGCGGCTTGCGCTACCTGAAACAGGGCCAGTTCGCGCTGACGCGCGAATCGGTGCATGAGCGGCAAGCTTTGCTGACGGATGCGGCGGGGCTGGTCGACCCGCAGGGCTTTGCCTTTGGCGACTACACGGGCAGGAAACCGGGGCGGCGCCAGTTCATGCTGGGCCTGGCCATCTATGACGTGATGGCGGGCCGGCGCGCGCGCCGCTATGTCGACGCGGCGGACTTTGCCATGCTGGCGCCGCACGTCCGGCGCGACGGCTTGCAGGGCGGTATGCTGTACCAGGACGCCAAGACGGACGACGCGCGCCTGGTGCTGCGCGTGCTGCAGGAAGCGCGCCGCCATGGCGGCGTGGCCGTCAATTACCTGGGCGTGGCGTCCTTGCTGCGTGACGGTGGCAAGGTCGCCGGCGCCACCTTGACCGATGCGCTCGATGGCAGGGCATTGACCGTGCGCGCGCGCCTCGTGATCAGCGCCACGGGCGCCTGGGCCGACGGCTTGCGCGGCCAGGTGGGAGAGCCGCCTAAACTGCGGCCCCTGCGCGGCAGCCATCTGCTGCTGCCTGCCTGGCGGCTGCCGCTGGCGCAAGCCGTCAGCCTGATGCACCCGCATGATGGCCGTCCCGTGTTTGCGTATCCGTGGGAGGGCGTGACCCTGGTGGGCACCACCGATGTCGACCACGGCGCCAGCCTGGACGAAGAACCGGCCATCACGCGCGGCGAACTTGCGTATCTGCTGGCCGCCTTGCAGTGGCAGTTCCCGCAGCTGGCGCTGGGTGAAGGCGACGTGCTGGCCACGTTTGCCGGCGTGCGTCCCGTCATCGGCAGCGGCCAGCTTGACCCGTCGAAGGAAGCGCGCGAACATGCGCTATGGCTGGAAAACGGCTTGCTGACGGTGGCCGGCGGCAAGCTGACGACGTTTCGCGTGATCGCCCTCGACGCATTGCGCCGCGCCGCGCCGCTGCTGCCTGGCTGGCAAGCGGATTTGCGCCCCTTGCCGATTTTCGACACGACGCCGCCCTTGTCGGGCAAGGCCCTGGTGCTCGATGCCGAGCAGCGCGAAAGGCTGCTGGGTCGCCATGGCGCGTGGGCGCAGGCGCTGTGCGATGCGGCGCACGATGGCGAACTGGCGCCGATTCCCGGCACGCAGACCCTGTGGGCGCAGCTGCGCTGGGGCGCGCGCATGGAGGACGTGCAGCACCTGGACGACTTGCTGCTGCGGCGCACGCGCCTCGGTTTGCAGCTGGCCGGCGGCGCGCTTGCTATCATGCCGCGCTTGCGCGCCATCTGCCAGCGTGAACTGGGCTGGGACGACGCGCGCTGGGAAGAAGAGCAGCAGCGTTACCTGGCCCTGTGGCGCCGCCATTACAGCGTGCCGCAAGGCGAATGAAGCACGATAAATATAAAAAGGAGAGCATCATCGAGACCACCCTGTTTGGCCAGCCCCTGGACCTGGGCGACGCGCGCATCACCTACGACAGCCTGTCCCCGCTGGACTTGCGCCAGAGCGTGGACGTCCTCGTCGACGACCTGGGCGAAGACCTGCTGCAAATCACGTGCGCGAATGGCGACATCGTCGACGTGGGCTGGTATCCGGCCTGGAACGAACAGGGACGCTTGCGCGTGGTGGCCGTGCGGGGGCAGGACTGGGAAGCGCCTGTCTTCAGCGCCCGGCCGGAAAAAGATCCGCAGGCGCTGCTGGCCGCGCTGCGCGCCGCGCTGGCCAGCCTGGCATAAGCCATGGCCTCCTTGGCGGGCGACGGCCCGTATATCCTTGCCATCGACAATGGCACGCAAAGCGTGCGTGCGCTGCTGTTCGACCGGGACGGCAATCTGGCGGCGAAGGCGCAAGTGTTCCTGGAAGCGTATTACTCCGACCACCCGGGCTGGGCCGAGCACGACGCCGACGGTTACTGGCAAGCCGTGTGCGCAGCGTGCCAGCAGCTGTGGCGCGGCACCGTCATTGAAAAATCGTCGGTCGCCGGCGTGGCCGTCACCACGCAGCGCGGCACGGTGGTCAACGTGGATGAAGAGGGACAAGCCCTGCGGCCCGCCATCACCTGGCTGGACCAGCGCAGCACGCGCGACATCCCCCAGCTGGCGCCGTGGTGGCGCGCGCTGTTTCGCGCCACGCGCCTCGATGGCACGATCGCGTATTTTCGCCGCGAAGCCGAGATCAACTGGATCAGCGCGCACCAGCCCGACATCTGGCGCCGCACGCACAAATTCCTGCTGCTGTCGGGCTTTTTGAACCACCGCCTCTGCGGGCGCCACATCGATTCGACGGGCTCGCAGGTGGCGTACATCCCGTTCGACTACAAGCGCCACGCCTGGGCCGGGCGCTTCGACTGGAAGTGGCAGGCGCTGGCGATCAAGCCGTCCATGCTGCCCGAGCTGGTGGCGCCGGGCACGCGCATGGGTGCCATCACGGCAGCGGCCGCCGCGGCGACGGGCATTTTGGAAGGCACGCCTTTGCTGGCGGCGGCCGCCGACAAGGCGTGCGAAGTGCTGGGCGCCGGCTGCGTCGAACCGCATGTGGCGTGCCTGAGCTACGGCACCACGGCCACCATCAACACGACCAACCGCAAGTACGTGGAAGTGACGCGCTTCATTCCGCCGTATCCGGCCGCCATGCCGGGCGCCTACAGCACGGAAGTGCAGATTTTTCGCGGCTACTGGATGGTCAACTGGTTCAAGGAGCAGTTCGGCGACCGCGAACGGGCGGCGGCCGCCGAAGATGGCACGGGCCTGTCTGCCGAAGCGCTGTTCGACCGTTTGGTCGAGGCCGTGCCGCCTGGCTCCATGGGCTTGATGCTGCAGCCGTACTGGAGTCCCGGCATCAAGGTGCCGGGGCCGGAAGCGAAGGGCGCCATGATCGGCTTTGGCGACGTGCACACGCGCGCGCACATCTACCGCGCCATCCTCGAAGGCCTCGCGTATGCGCTGCGCGAAGGCAAGGAGCGCATCGAGCGGCGTAGCGGCATGGCCATTACGGAGCTGCGCATCGCGGGCGGCGGCTCGCAAAGCGACGCGGCCATGCAGCTGACGGCCGACATCTTCGGCTTGCCGGCCGCGCGCGCCCACGTGTATGAGAGTTCGGGCCTGGGCGCGGCCATCGCCGCCAGCGTGGGCCTGGGCTGGCATGCGGACTTTCCCTCCGCCGTGCAGGCGATGACGCGCAAGGGCAAGGTATTCCATCCCCATCCCGAGCATCGCAAAATCTACGAGCAGCTGTACCGGCGCGTGTACCAGAAAATGTATGCGCGGCTGCAGCCGCTGTACCGCGAGATCGCCGACATTACCGGCTATCCGGAATAACTAGGCATTAAATCGTATTGCGAATCATTCGCATCCGATATATGATGTGTTCCGCATTTCACTAAGGCAATTTATCCCGGTGACTGCAGTGCGCCGCCGGCCATGCGCCGGCGGCGTATCCGCGCGGGCAGAGTTCCGCCGCAACGCTTCCTTCAACGCCGCCGCTTGATCGTGCACCGCCTGTCCTCTGCCCAGCATTTTCATTCCAGCAGCATCGAGCAGCAAGCAAACCCAGGCAAGGATAGCGATGAAGAGCAGCAGCAAACAAGGATGGACCCCGCTGGCCGCCGCACTGGCGCTGGCATTGGGCGGTGCGCACGGCCCTGCGTGGGCGGCAGCGAAGGCTGACAAGGCCGAGAAGGCCGACGCCGTGCAGATGCCCTCGATCAGCGTGTTTGGCGACGCCATCAGCGCCGGCACGGCCGGGCGTTCGTACATCAACAGCGCCGACATCGAGCGCCAGCAGGCCGACAATGTCGCTTCGCTGCTCGACACCTTGCCAGGCGTGGACCTGGCCGGCACGGCCCGTCCCAGCGGCCAGAGCCTCAATATCTGGGGTTTTAATAAAGTGCAGGATGTGAAAGTCATCCTCGACGGCGTGCCCAAGGGCTTCGAGAAATACCGCCAGGGCTCCATCTTCATCGAGCCGGAACTGATCAAGCAGATCGAGGTGAACAAGGGCGCGCATACGAGCTTGTATGGCAACGGCGGCTTCGGCGGCGTCATCACGGTCGAGACCAAGGATGCGCAAGACTTGCTGGAAGGCGGCGAGAGCGTGGGCGCCATGCTGAAGTATTCGCGCCATTCGAACAATGCGGAAAACGACGCCACCGTGGCCGTGTATGGCCGCACGCAAGACGGCCGCTTCGACGCGATGGCCTTTACCACGCAGCGCAAGTCCGATGATTTGCGCAAACCCGATGGCAAGCCATTCCGCTTTTCCGCCATCGACGCGCCATCGAGCCTGGCCAAGCTGAACATCCGGCTGACGCCGGAGCAGCTCTTGACCCTGACGGCGATGAAGAGCGGCAGTTCGGGCTGGGGCCCGTTCGCGGCCATGGGCGAAGACGTGCCCACGCCAACCGAGGCGGAAATCAAAAAATACGGGCTGGAAGAGGCGTGGCAGCGCAAGGCCGTGTACCGCGACCAGGACGACGACACGTATTCGGTGAAATGGCAGTACGCGCCGCAGAACAATCCATGGATCAAGCTGACGGCCAGCGCCGGCTATTCGCACACGGACCAGCATGACAAGCGCTTGCCATCGGCTTCGCTCGGTTCCTATCTGGGTTCGCTGGGCAACGAGAGCTGGGCTTCGTATGTGGACCGCATCGCCGAGGTGCGCAACGAGAGCGTGTTTAGCACGGGCGCCGTGTCGCACGTGCTGCAAACGGGCCTGCAGTGGCACAAGAACGTGCGCGATACCCTGATGTACTACCCGTCGTCGACGGCGCTGAAGGACCCCAGCTATAACTACGGCTACTTCCAGCCCTACTACATGCCGGCCGGGCGCCAGGAAACCACGGGCCTGTACCTGCAGGATGCGATGACGTATGGCGACCTGACGCTGACGGCGGCGCTGCGCCACGACAGGGTCGTCTCCGAGGGCGTGCCGAACAAGGCGTCGCGCTACAACAGCCCGCTGCCGGCCGCCGGCCACGATTTCAGCGAGAAAGTGCATGCAGACTGGTCGCCCCGCCTGGGCCTGTTCTGGAAGGCGTCCGCCAGCATGGCGCTGTTCGGCGACTTGAGCCGCACCTGGCGCGCGCCGACCATCGACGAGATGTATTCGAATGAATATTATGTGTCGCCGCGGCTCGGTTCATCGACGCCTGGCACCAGCCGCAACCTGGCCGTCGAGCGCGTGACGGCCGTGCGCGCGGGCGCCATGCTGCACCGCCAGAACGTCTTCATGGAGCGCGACGACGCGCAACTGCGCCTGACGGTCTACCGCAACCGCGTCAGCGACAATATCGGCCCGCGCCTGGGCATCCTGATCGAAGGCTATGTGCCGGGATCGGGCAAGGTGCCGCCGGCGCTGTCCGACTACCGCAACCTGGCAGGTTTCCACACGCAGGGCGTGGAGGTCGAATCCTATTACAACTCGCCGCGCCTGTTTGCCAGCGCTTCGCTGTCGAAGCAGCGCGGCACGCGCAGCGGTACCCAGCGCGACCCGTGGGGCCGGGACGAACCCGTATCGACGATTGCGCCGGACAAACTGATGGCGGGCCTGGGCTGGCGCATGCCCGACCTGGGCGCCAGCATGGGCTGGCAGGGCCGCTTCGTGGCGAAGCAGGAGCGCGTGCTGCCGGTGGGCAGCGTGTACCGCCTGCCGCCGTCGAAAGGCTATGCGCTGCATACCCTGTTCGCGTCGTGGAATGGCCGGCAAGGCGTGTGGCGCGGCACGGAAGTGCGGTTGACGGTTGATAATGTCTTTAACCGCAATTACATGCCGTATCTGAGCGAAGCGGTTACCGGCGTGGGGCGCAATGCGAAGCTGAGCGTGTCGCGTAAGTTTTGATTAATTTTAGGAACAGCGGGCCGGAGACGCGGGCCTGAGAAAATGCCGATGGCGGCGTTGCAGCTTCCTTGCCGTACTTGCGTACTGTCTGCGTCGCTGCGCCTTGCCCTCGACATTTTTCAGGTCCGCTTGGCCCGGGGTGCCTTTGTTTGTGACTTGGGCCTACTCCCGGTCCGTTGCATGTTCCGTTGAACTTCCAACTTCCAACTTCCAACTTCCAACGTCAACGTAGAACCAATGCCTTGACCGTTTTCCATGCCGTGCTGCCCGACTGCGTGGCGCAGACCTGGTTGCGGCCACCTTCCTTGGCCACGTACAGGGCGCGGTCGGCGGCGACGAACAGGGCTTCGCGGTCGTCCAGCTGGTGCGGGTGGATGGTCGCCACGCCGATGCTGACGGTGATCCACGGCGAGGTGGCGGAGCGCGGGTGCGGCAGTTGCAGTGCTTCGATGTGGGTGCGGATGGCTTCGGCCAGTTGCAGGGCGCCGTCGGCATCCGTGTCGGCGCACAGCATGACGAATTCCTCGCCGCCGTAGCGGGCTGCCAGGTCGCCCGGGCGGGCGGCATGCGAGGCGATCGCTTGCGCCACCTGCTGCAGGCAGCTGTCGCCGGCCGGATGGCCCAGGCTGTCGTTGTACAGCTTGAAATGGTCGACGTCGAGCACCACCAGCGACAGGGCGCCGCCGCCGCGCACGGCGCGCTGCCACTCCTTTTCCAGGAAGCTGTCGAAATGCCGGCGGTTGGCGATCTGCGTCAGCGGGTCGAGGTAGGCGGCGCGCTGCAGCGCGTCTTCCGACTGCTTGTGGTGCGTGATGTCGTGCAGCAGGCCGATATACAGGGGCTGGCGCAGATACATGGGCGTCAAGGTCAGGTCCATGCTCAGCGCCTCGCCATTGCGGTGGCGGATCGCCACTTCGCGCGTGCCGTGGTTGTGCGCCTTTTCCGGATTGGCCGCGTGCATGGCGAAGTAATCGAGATATTCCTGAGTCACCAGGGGGCTGAGCAGTTCAGCGATCGAGCGTCCGGCCAGTTCGTTTTCGCGGTAGCCCAGGTACTGGTCGCAGGCCGGGTTGGTGTACTGGATGCGCCCGTCCGCTTCGATGATCAGCAAGCCTTCGGCCATGTTGTTGACGATGGTGCGCAGGCGCTCGGCCTGCTCCTGCTGGGTTTCATTGCTGCTGCGGATGTGCAGCTGGGCGCGCACGCGCGCGCACACTTCGGCCATGCGCAGCGGTTTGCTGATGTAGTCGACGGCGCCGCAGTCGAAACCGGCCACCACGTCTTCCGTCTCCGTCCTGGCGCTCATGAAGATGACGGGAATGCCCTGCGTCAGCGGATGCTGCTTGAGGCGGCGGCAGGTTTCGATGCCATCCATGTCCGGCATCAGCACGTCGAGCAGGATCAGGTCCGGATGGACGCGCTGGGCAATCGCCAGCGCCCGCTCGCCGGACGTGGCGACATAGGTTTGATAACCCTGTTCGCTCATCAGCTTGCGCAGCAGCTCAAGGTTGGCCGGCGCATCGTCGACAATCAAAATGGCGGCGTTGCGCCGCTGGGAATGCTCCACACTGCCTGGATTCATTGCTTCCGGCCTTCTCGATGTACTCTGCGCTGCCAGCGATTACTGCATTTTCCGTGATGCTGACCGGGTTCATTTGGATACAGCAGTCAAATCATACCGCCTTGCCAATTTTTTGGGTGGAAAAATCAACGTTGCGCGAGATGGTAAAATGGTATCTTTATGCTATTTTTAAGAAAAAATACACGCAGTTGCTGTCGCGAAGGCGGTTTTTGGACGAAAAAGACGCGTGCCCCCGGCGCCGGGGGCAGCAGTGACACGCCCCGCAGCTGCGGGGCGTGAAAGGAACCATTACATTTTTGCGGCGATCAGTTTGCCCAGGATGGCGATGCCTTCGCGGATGCGTTCCGGCGGCACCGTCACGAACGACAGGCGCAGCGTGTGCGTGTCCGGCGTGTTCGCGTAGAACGGCGCACCCGGCACGAAGGCGACCTTGTTGGCGATGGCTTCATCGAGCAGTTTCATCGCGTCGATGTGCTTCGGCAGGGTGACCCAGATGAACATGCCGCCTTCCGGGCGGGTCCAGGTGACGCCGGCAGGGAAGTGCTCTTCCAGCGCCGACAGCATGGCCTGGCACTGGTTGCCGTACAGGTTGCGGATGCTGGGGATATGCCGGTCCAGGAAGCCATCCTTGATGACTTCATGCACGACCATCTGCGTCAGCTGCGAGGTGTGCAGGTCGGCCGCCTGCTTGGCCAGTTCCAGGCGGCGCACCAGCGGCGCCGGCGCCACCACGTAGCCGAGGCGGATGCCGGGCGTGAGCACTTTCGAGAACGAACCCATATAGATCACGCCATCGGGATTCATGTTGATCATCTTCGGATACGGCTCGCCGCTGTAGCTCAGGGCGCCGTACGGATCATCCTCGATCAGCGGCAGGCCGTGGCGGGCGCAGGTTTCCACCAGTTCCACGCGGCGCGCCACGGACAGGCTGCGGCCCGTCGGGTTCTGGAAGTTCGGCAGCGCGTACAACAGGCGCGCGCCATCGGCGACGGGGTCGATCGACGACGGCACCAGGCCTTCGTCATCGGTGTCGACGGAAACGAATTCGGGACGGTAGACGGAAAACGCCTGCAGGGCGCCCAGGTAGCTGGGGGTTTCTACCAGCACCTTGCTGCCTTCGTCGATCAGGACCTTGCCCAGCAAGTCCAGCGCCTGCTGCGAGCCGGACGTCATCAGTACCTGTTCCGGCATGATGGTGCTGCCATTGCCCGAGAGCGAATCGGCGATCCACTGGCGCAGCGGCAGGTAGCCGTCGGTGGGGCCGTATTGCAGGGCCACCTTGCCATTGTTCGACAGGACCTTGTCGAAGGCGGTCTTCATTTCTTCGACGGGGAAGGTGGCGGGCGAGGGCAGGCCGCCGGCAAACGAGATGATCTCGGGACGCTGCGTGATCTTCAGGATTTCGCGGATGAACGAGCTTTGCAGCTGTTCCGCGCGTTCGGCAAAGCGCCATTGGATCGGATTCGGATTTTCAATTTTCATACGAGTCTCACAGAAGATGCCGAGCTGCGCCGGCTGGATTTGTTGGCCCGCTTGTGGCGGTGCGTGCGCAAGCGGCGCCGGATAGGCGTCGCCATGGTGCTGCGGTATTGTACGGCTTGCACGCCGCTCTGCCCATCCGCACGCGCAAGGGCGTTGCAAATGGGCGTCAAGCCAGCCTTATTTCAGCTTGCGCCCGATGGCCACCACGGCGATCACGGCGCCGGCAAACAGCAGGCTTTCGCCCGTCAGTGGCTCGTGCAGCAGCACGGCCGCGCCCAGCAGGGTGAGGAAAGGCTGCAGCAACTGCGTCTGTCCCACGCGCGCCACGCCGCCCAGCGCCATGCCCCGGTACCAGAAAAAGAAGCCGATAAACATGGAAAACACGGAGATGTAGGCAAAGCCCAGCCAGGCCGCGCCGCTGGCCTGCGCCATCAGCGCGCGCTGCGGCCAGGCGTTCCACAGCACCACAGGCAGCACGAACGGCATGGCCAGCAGCAGCGCCCAGGAAATCACATGCTGGCCCGGCATCGCTTGCGCCAGGCGTCCGCCTTCCGCATAGCCGAGTGCCGCCAGCAGCACGGCGGCAAAGATCAGCCAGTCTGCCAGGTGGAAGCTGCCGCCGCCCTGGCGCAGGGCGAACGCCACCACCAGCGCCGTGCCGAGCAGGGCCATCAGCCAGAATCCCGGCGAGGGGCGTTCCTTGCCGCGCAGCACGGCAAATACAGCCGTGGCCAGCGGCAAAATGCCCACCAGCACGGCGCCGTGCGAGGCGGGCAGGCTGCGCATGGCGATCGACGTCAGCCACGGAAAGCCCAGCACGCAGCCCAGCGAGACGAGCGCCAGCGGCAGCCATTGCTCGCGCCGCGGCAGGGGCGCGCGCTGCTGCCACAGCCACAGGCCGGCCAGGCAGGCGGCCACCAGGGCGCGGCCCAGGGCGACAAAAGTGGGATCGAGTTCGGCCACGGCCAGGCGCGTGAAGGGCAGGGTCAGGCTGAAGAGGGCGACGGCGATCAAGCCTAGCAGCAACCCCTTGCGGTCATCGCTGAAGCGGGGCGGGTGGCTGGCAGAGGCGGCGGTGCGCGTGAGTGAAGACATGGGTTTCCTGGTGCGTGCGATAAGGGAAAGGCATGGATTTGTGTGATCCATACTGCTATCCTAGGCGTGAATAGCAGTACAGTACAAATACACTTTCACGCATAATTTCACATACTGTAATGGTCATATGAGCAATACACTCGCCTCTCCATCCCTGCCCTTGCTGTCGCGCGCCTCGGGCGAAACGCTGATCGACCAGATCGTGCGCTCGCTGGCGGCGCGCATCGACGACAAGCTGCTGCGCGGCGGCGCGCGCATGCCGTCGATCCGCCAGTGCGCGGCCAGCCTGGAAGTGTCGTGCGCCACGGTGGTGGCCAGCTACGACAAGCTGGTGGCGCGCGGCTACCTCGAATCGCGGCGCGGCGCGGGCTTTTTCGTGCGCGAGCGCTCGCCGCTGAACGCGCCGGCGCCGCCCGCCGGCGCGCAGGACGCGGTGGCGCAGCCGATGGACGTGGTGTGGCTGATCCGTAACATGTTTCGCCAGACGCCGGCCATCCCCGC
Above is a genomic segment from Janthinobacterium sp. 64 containing:
- a CDS encoding TonB-dependent hemoglobin/transferrin/lactoferrin family receptor, whose product is MKSSSKQGWTPLAAALALALGGAHGPAWAAAKADKAEKADAVQMPSISVFGDAISAGTAGRSYINSADIERQQADNVASLLDTLPGVDLAGTARPSGQSLNIWGFNKVQDVKVILDGVPKGFEKYRQGSIFIEPELIKQIEVNKGAHTSLYGNGGFGGVITVETKDAQDLLEGGESVGAMLKYSRHSNNAENDATVAVYGRTQDGRFDAMAFTTQRKSDDLRKPDGKPFRFSAIDAPSSLAKLNIRLTPEQLLTLTAMKSGSSGWGPFAAMGEDVPTPTEAEIKKYGLEEAWQRKAVYRDQDDDTYSVKWQYAPQNNPWIKLTASAGYSHTDQHDKRLPSASLGSYLGSLGNESWASYVDRIAEVRNESVFSTGAVSHVLQTGLQWHKNVRDTLMYYPSSTALKDPSYNYGYFQPYYMPAGRQETTGLYLQDAMTYGDLTLTAALRHDRVVSEGVPNKASRYNSPLPAAGHDFSEKVHADWSPRLGLFWKASASMALFGDLSRTWRAPTIDEMYSNEYYVSPRLGSSTPGTSRNLAVERVTAVRAGAMLHRQNVFMERDDAQLRLTVYRNRVSDNIGPRLGILIEGYVPGSGKVPPALSDYRNLAGFHTQGVEVESYYNSPRLFASASLSKQRGTRSGTQRDPWGRDEPVSTIAPDKLMAGLGWRMPDLGASMGWQGRFVAKQERVLPVGSVYRLPPSKGYALHTLFASWNGRQGVWRGTEVRLTVDNVFNRNYMPYLSEAVTGVGRNAKLSVSRKF
- a CDS encoding diguanylate cyclase domain-containing protein; amino-acid sequence: MNPGSVEHSQRRNAAILIVDDAPANLELLRKLMSEQGYQTYVATSGERALAIAQRVHPDLILLDVLMPDMDGIETCRRLKQHPLTQGIPVIFMSARTETEDVVAGFDCGAVDYISKPLRMAEVCARVRAQLHIRSSNETQQEQAERLRTIVNNMAEGLLIIEADGRIQYTNPACDQYLGYRENELAGRSIAELLSPLVTQEYLDYFAMHAANPEKAHNHGTREVAIRHRNGEALSMDLTLTPMYLRQPLYIGLLHDITHHKQSEDALQRAAYLDPLTQIANRRHFDSFLEKEWQRAVRGGGALSLVVLDVDHFKLYNDSLGHPAGDSCLQQVAQAIASHAARPGDLAARYGGEEFVMLCADTDADGALQLAEAIRTHIEALQLPHPRSATSPWITVSIGVATIHPHQLDDREALFVAADRALYVAKEGGRNQVCATQSGSTAWKTVKALVLR
- a CDS encoding aminotransferase-like domain-containing protein yields the protein MKIENPNPIQWRFAERAEQLQSSFIREILKITQRPEIISFAGGLPSPATFPVEEMKTAFDKVLSNNGKVALQYGPTDGYLPLRQWIADSLSGNGSTIMPEQVLMTSGSQQALDLLGKVLIDEGSKVLVETPSYLGALQAFSVYRPEFVSVDTDDEGLVPSSIDPVADGARLLYALPNFQNPTGRSLSVARRVELVETCARHGLPLIEDDPYGALSYSGEPYPKMINMNPDGVIYMGSFSKVLTPGIRLGYVVAPAPLVRRLELAKQAADLHTSQLTQMVVHEVIKDGFLDRHIPSIRNLYGNQCQAMLSALEEHFPAGVTWTRPEGGMFIWVTLPKHIDAMKLLDEAIANKVAFVPGAPFYANTPDTHTLRLSFVTVPPERIREGIAILGKLIAAKM
- a CDS encoding DMT family transporter, coding for MSSLTRTAASASHPPRFSDDRKGLLLGLIAVALFSLTLPFTRLAVAELDPTFVALGRALVAACLAGLWLWQQRAPLPRREQWLPLALVSLGCVLGFPWLTSIAMRSLPASHGAVLVGILPLATAVFAVLRGKERPSPGFWLMALLGTALVVAFALRQGGGSFHLADWLIFAAVLLAALGYAEGGRLAQAMPGQHVISWALLLAMPFVLPVVLWNAWPQRALMAQASGAAWLGFAYISVFSMFIGFFFWYRGMALGGVARVGQTQLLQPFLTLLGAAVLLHEPLTGESLLFAGAVIAVVAIGRKLK